In one Umezawaea sp. Da 62-37 genomic region, the following are encoded:
- the dapB gene encoding 4-hydroxy-tetrahydrodipicolinate reductase, giving the protein MTRVAVLGARGRMGVASVRAIEASSDLTVVAEIDIDDDVQDIVDHKADVVLVFSPPDVAHEQVQWCIKQGIHVVVGSSGFDERSVEQIRAALVDHDEVSVFVVPNFSVSAVLMTKFATKAAPYFESVEIIEMHHPGKVDAPSGTAQHTAELIGRARAAAGCAPSPDATYLDPHGVRGGRIEGVSVHSVRVRGFMSSQEVLFGVDGEILRLRYDSVTRESLMPGVLTALRAVPNLTGVTVGLDAAMDLG; this is encoded by the coding sequence ATGACTCGAGTTGCTGTGTTGGGGGCCCGCGGACGGATGGGCGTGGCGTCGGTGCGCGCGATTGAGGCCAGCTCCGACTTGACCGTGGTTGCCGAGATCGACATCGACGACGACGTGCAGGACATCGTCGACCACAAGGCCGATGTCGTGCTCGTGTTCTCGCCACCGGACGTTGCCCACGAGCAGGTCCAGTGGTGCATCAAGCAGGGGATCCACGTGGTGGTGGGGTCATCCGGCTTCGACGAGCGGTCCGTGGAGCAGATCCGCGCCGCGCTGGTCGACCACGACGAAGTCAGCGTGTTCGTCGTGCCGAACTTCTCGGTCAGCGCGGTGCTGATGACCAAGTTCGCCACGAAGGCCGCCCCGTACTTCGAGTCCGTCGAGATCATCGAGATGCACCATCCCGGCAAGGTGGACGCGCCGTCGGGAACGGCGCAGCACACGGCCGAACTGATCGGTCGCGCTCGCGCCGCGGCGGGTTGCGCCCCATCTCCCGATGCCACCTACCTCGACCCGCACGGTGTGCGCGGCGGGCGGATCGAGGGGGTCTCCGTGCACTCGGTCCGAGTTCGCGGATTCATGTCGTCGCAAGAGGTGCTGTTCGGCGTCGACGGCGAAATCCTGAGGCTGCGCTACGACTCCGTGACACGCGAGTCCCTCATGCCCGGAGTGCTCACCGCGCTGCGCGCCGTCCCGAACCTCACCGGAGTGACGGTCGGACTCGACGCCGCGATGGACCTGGGCTGA
- a CDS encoding RES domain-containing protein, protein MPRIEPPAEFSSPPAEHVLPAGTRLWRVHGADMPAVQFDPPHHLAFGGRRFDGVGASGHPVLYASENLATAVCERVLPEVDFTPLAPRMLPTGMLTGEVLTAVETTVDLPLLRLVSSVDLAKIGQDDWLVRDKDFSLTREWGAWLHDRLRTLCGIVWQSSPDMPHPTLVLFGDRCAGVLREVPESRRPLDAPRAPNWLADILAERGVDTRSRASGKRKVFLNYRTGDGDLAALMLHAELADRFGEESVFRAADSIPLGTDYRQELEDGVRGSKVLLAIIGRNWETSCDAAGNQLLADPEDWVRKEILLAWDSNVKVIPVLVGARPRMKPDALPVELGKLAFTTGLHLPSGPGEIHVRALVEDLLNRLPDLR, encoded by the coding sequence ATGCCGCGGATCGAGCCACCGGCGGAGTTCAGCAGTCCGCCTGCCGAACACGTCCTTCCCGCGGGCACGCGCCTGTGGCGGGTGCATGGTGCCGACATGCCCGCGGTTCAGTTCGACCCGCCGCACCACCTCGCGTTCGGGGGTCGTCGGTTCGACGGCGTCGGCGCGTCCGGGCACCCGGTGCTGTACGCATCGGAGAACCTGGCCACCGCGGTCTGCGAGCGAGTGCTACCGGAGGTGGACTTCACGCCGCTCGCGCCCCGGATGCTCCCCACCGGGATGCTCACCGGTGAGGTCCTCACCGCCGTCGAAACCACTGTCGACCTGCCGCTGCTGCGGCTGGTCAGCAGCGTTGACCTCGCCAAGATCGGTCAGGACGACTGGCTGGTGCGGGACAAGGACTTCTCGTTGACCCGCGAGTGGGGCGCGTGGCTACACGACCGGTTGCGGACGTTGTGCGGCATCGTCTGGCAGTCTTCGCCGGACATGCCCCACCCCACGCTGGTGCTGTTCGGCGACCGCTGCGCAGGCGTCCTGCGTGAGGTACCGGAATCGCGGCGTCCTCTGGACGCGCCGCGAGCACCGAACTGGCTCGCGGACATCCTGGCCGAGCGTGGTGTGGACACCAGATCGCGGGCCAGCGGCAAGCGGAAGGTGTTCCTCAACTACCGCACCGGCGACGGCGACCTTGCCGCCCTCATGTTGCACGCGGAACTGGCCGACCGCTTCGGCGAGGAGTCGGTGTTCCGGGCTGCTGACTCGATTCCCCTCGGCACCGACTACCGCCAAGAACTCGAAGACGGCGTTCGTGGCAGCAAGGTGCTGCTCGCCATCATCGGACGGAACTGGGAGACCTCCTGCGACGCCGCCGGAAACCAATTGCTGGCAGACCCGGAGGACTGGGTGCGCAAGGAGATCCTGTTGGCGTGGGACAGCAACGTCAAGGTGATCCCGGTACTGGTCGGCGCGCGCCCGAGGATGAAGCCGGACGCTCTCCCCGTGGAACTGGGGAAATTGGCCTTCACCACCGGCCTGCACCTTCCCTCCGGCCCAGGAGAGATCCACGTCCGAGCGTTGGTCGAAGACCTCTTGAATCGCCTTCCGGACCTGCGGTGA
- a CDS encoding AAA family ATPase: protein MTADRPAWMRELHMSLTTHPQILLVGNVRDHYLLPAQNGSGAVQPMDLGEVVELLCVERGFGALATFDIVHDRMSVWELGTGSAQVPKSLQDMAITDAMSGTTRDGDDEQPDVRMLRRLRQVLRDVVGHRGPPIGLFFPFAHRLGSSRSELAGEGKLLMAAAEALSHSARQVPGEAAVMPFNTVFWVTEQQQQMPLDFAISSRTVRVVTVPQASTDERRAAAGLAVATVLQANGVVDADSRWVSDAVGNLLSVTFGMTNSEILAVARVAIDQRIPVQRLDDAARLYRIGVKDNPWAASTIRKSIVDGEKLLTGTPDGDGPIGVLGQERAVRKAVDIFMRSAAGLSGSQSSSSPNRPRGVLFLAGPTGVGKTELAKGVTRMIFGSDAEPVRFDMTEFSQEHARERLIGAPPGFVGFDAGGELTNAIRATPMCVLLFDEIEKAHPRLFDIFLQILEDGRLTDGRGGTVYFSECVLIFTSNLGMTSSRTGGRTLTRLTHKSDPDDVRRVLEQAFVDFFDTKLGRPELRNRLGDSFIAMDFIRPEVVPQLLDKALKSVVGRAAAVHRIRLEIGTEARQTLHDRALETLDSGGRGVNTAVETLLINPLSRLLILEPAEPGEVWTVVAIKPADTQTEIEVSRCSG from the coding sequence GTGACAGCTGACCGTCCCGCTTGGATGCGGGAACTGCACATGTCCCTCACCACGCATCCGCAGATCCTGCTCGTGGGCAATGTGCGCGACCACTACCTGCTGCCCGCCCAGAACGGCTCTGGGGCGGTGCAGCCGATGGACCTCGGTGAGGTGGTCGAACTCCTTTGCGTGGAAAGGGGGTTCGGCGCGCTCGCCACGTTCGACATCGTGCACGACCGCATGTCGGTGTGGGAGTTGGGCACGGGCTCGGCCCAGGTGCCCAAGTCGTTGCAGGACATGGCCATCACGGATGCCATGAGCGGGACCACTCGCGACGGGGACGACGAGCAGCCGGATGTTCGGATGCTGCGCAGGTTGCGGCAGGTGCTTCGTGACGTGGTCGGCCACCGGGGACCGCCCATCGGCCTGTTCTTCCCCTTCGCACACCGCCTCGGCTCCTCCAGGTCGGAATTGGCCGGCGAGGGCAAGTTGCTGATGGCCGCCGCCGAGGCGCTGTCCCACAGCGCGCGCCAAGTTCCCGGTGAGGCCGCTGTCATGCCGTTCAACACCGTCTTCTGGGTGACCGAACAACAGCAGCAGATGCCGCTCGACTTCGCGATTTCCTCGCGCACAGTCCGTGTCGTCACCGTTCCGCAAGCGTCGACCGACGAGCGTCGAGCTGCCGCGGGGCTGGCCGTGGCCACGGTGCTGCAGGCCAACGGGGTCGTCGACGCGGATTCGCGATGGGTGTCAGACGCGGTGGGCAACCTGCTGTCGGTCACCTTCGGCATGACCAACTCCGAGATTCTGGCCGTCGCCAGGGTCGCCATCGATCAACGCATCCCGGTGCAGCGCCTGGACGACGCCGCCAGGCTCTACCGGATCGGTGTGAAGGACAACCCGTGGGCCGCTTCCACGATCCGGAAGAGCATCGTCGACGGTGAGAAGCTGCTGACCGGCACTCCGGATGGTGACGGCCCGATCGGGGTGCTGGGGCAGGAGCGCGCGGTGCGCAAGGCGGTGGACATCTTCATGCGCTCCGCCGCCGGTTTGTCGGGCTCGCAGTCGTCCAGCTCGCCCAACCGTCCGCGCGGTGTGCTGTTCCTGGCCGGTCCGACCGGGGTGGGCAAGACCGAGCTGGCCAAGGGCGTCACGCGGATGATCTTCGGGTCGGACGCCGAGCCCGTGCGCTTCGACATGACCGAGTTCAGCCAGGAGCACGCCAGGGAGCGGTTGATCGGAGCACCGCCCGGATTCGTCGGCTTCGACGCCGGCGGCGAGTTGACCAACGCGATTCGTGCGACTCCCATGTGCGTGCTGCTCTTCGACGAAATCGAGAAGGCCCACCCGCGGTTGTTCGACATCTTCCTGCAGATCCTGGAGGACGGCAGGCTCACCGACGGGCGTGGCGGCACCGTCTACTTCTCGGAGTGCGTGCTGATCTTCACGTCGAACCTCGGCATGACGTCCTCGCGGACCGGCGGGCGGACCCTGACCCGGTTGACGCACAAGAGTGACCCGGACGACGTGCGCCGCGTGTTGGAACAGGCGTTCGTCGACTTCTTCGACACCAAACTCGGCAGGCCCGAGCTGCGCAACCGCCTCGGGGACTCGTTCATCGCCATGGACTTCATCCGTCCCGAGGTCGTGCCCCAGCTCCTGGACAAGGCGCTGAAGTCGGTGGTGGGCCGAGCCGCCGCCGTGCACCGGATCCGACTGGAGATCGGTACCGAAGCACGGCAGACCTTGCACGACCGGGCGCTCGAGACGCTCGATTCGGGAGGCCGCGGGGTGAACACGGCGGTGGAGACCCTGCTGATCAACCCGTTGTCACGGCTGCTGATCCTGGAACCGGCGGAACCCGGTGAAGTGTGGACGGTGGTCGCGATCAAACCCGCGGACACCCAGACGGAGATCGAGGTGTCCAGGTGCTCCGGGTGA
- a CDS encoding 4Fe-4S single cluster domain-containing protein: MLRVSRAHFPVTSLGPGRRLGLWLQGCPLACAGCMSRDTWAMEGGRAVAIGDLVELWRDAVRDGAEGLTISGGEPLVQSGPLLEFLEGVREVGAGQDVLLYTGFEPDELDQHQRAVVDRVDAVITGRYRAGEPTSLVWRGSANQRLTPVTALGRARYAACVDLAVENPPMQVSADGGRLFVIGVPPAGALSRMERALRDRGIVFEGVAWRP, encoded by the coding sequence GTGCTCCGGGTGAGCCGCGCGCACTTCCCGGTGACCTCGTTGGGGCCCGGACGTCGTCTCGGGCTGTGGCTCCAGGGTTGTCCTCTCGCGTGCGCGGGCTGCATGTCGCGGGACACGTGGGCGATGGAGGGCGGTAGGGCGGTGGCGATCGGCGACCTGGTGGAGCTCTGGCGCGACGCGGTTCGCGACGGCGCGGAGGGGCTGACGATCAGCGGTGGCGAACCGCTCGTCCAATCCGGACCGCTGCTCGAGTTCCTGGAAGGTGTGCGAGAAGTCGGTGCGGGTCAGGACGTGCTGCTCTACACCGGGTTCGAGCCCGACGAGCTCGACCAGCACCAGCGCGCGGTGGTGGACCGGGTCGACGCGGTGATCACCGGTCGCTACCGCGCGGGCGAGCCGACCTCGCTCGTGTGGCGCGGTTCGGCCAACCAGCGGCTGACCCCCGTGACAGCCCTGGGCCGGGCGAGGTACGCGGCCTGCGTCGACTTGGCGGTCGAGAACCCGCCGATGCAGGTGTCGGCTGACGGCGGGCGGCTGTTCGTGATCGGAGTGCCACCCGCGGGTGCCCTGTCCCGGATGGAGAGGGCGTTGCGGGACAGGGGAATCGTCTTCGAGGGAGTGGCGTGGCGACCGTGA
- a CDS encoding FHA domain-containing protein — MATVNYRCEVDPEGCGVFPDRGYCPKHVQKLIPERSMFVASPPEPEVVAQADTARPEVWLRLLGRDIRVPEDGLPLGREEGPLADLPGMAELTQVSRTHARLYWVGAVLYVADGVSDGVPSTNGTFVDGEKVVTPRRIAPGQELRLGLDVSVDILAVDLDEYGLPR, encoded by the coding sequence GTGGCGACCGTGAACTACCGGTGCGAAGTCGATCCGGAGGGGTGCGGGGTCTTCCCGGACCGGGGGTACTGCCCGAAGCACGTGCAGAAGTTGATCCCGGAACGCTCGATGTTCGTCGCTTCCCCGCCGGAGCCGGAGGTGGTCGCGCAGGCGGACACGGCGCGGCCGGAGGTGTGGCTGCGGTTGCTCGGTCGCGACATCCGCGTCCCGGAGGACGGGTTGCCGCTGGGCCGGGAGGAAGGGCCGCTGGCCGACCTGCCGGGCATGGCCGAGTTGACCCAGGTGTCGCGCACGCACGCACGGCTGTACTGGGTCGGAGCCGTGCTCTACGTGGCCGACGGCGTAAGCGACGGTGTCCCGTCGACGAACGGAACCTTCGTGGACGGGGAGAAGGTCGTGACACCGCGCAGGATCGCTCCGGGGCAGGAGTTGCGGCTCGGCTTGGACGTCTCCGTGGACATCTTGGCCGTCGACCTCGACGAGTACGGATTGCCCCGATGA
- a CDS encoding protein phosphatase 2C domain-containing protein translates to MTPSVLVVAMTCTGAVRRTNEDRVGVFGWLAPVGMGAPTGMRRAATEPLVVAVADGLGGHAAGEVASRRAVTALMDDPRSLVDERALLGRYLDVHTSLLASGRDHPEQRGMATTLASVVVLPDTVLVCNVGDSRVYYVEPGYVEQLTVDDVDPMGSGALVQVLGGLHDSPAEPRVSSLPLTTDIRLLLCSDGLHGSLPTDVLRSSVVDQDPYAAVTALHEAAHRAGAPDNISLCLVHITLPTPAEDDRD, encoded by the coding sequence ATGACACCGAGCGTGCTGGTCGTCGCCATGACCTGCACGGGGGCGGTCAGGCGGACGAACGAGGACCGCGTCGGCGTGTTCGGCTGGCTTGCGCCGGTCGGTATGGGCGCCCCGACAGGTATGCGTCGAGCCGCCACCGAGCCACTGGTCGTGGCGGTCGCCGACGGTTTGGGCGGACACGCCGCAGGTGAAGTCGCCAGCCGCCGTGCGGTGACCGCCCTGATGGACGACCCCAGGTCGCTTGTGGACGAGCGGGCGTTGCTCGGACGCTACCTCGACGTGCACACGAGTCTGCTCGCCTCCGGGCGCGATCACCCGGAGCAGCGGGGAATGGCCACCACACTGGCCTCCGTTGTCGTGCTACCGGACACCGTCCTCGTCTGCAATGTCGGCGACAGCCGGGTCTACTACGTGGAACCGGGCTACGTGGAGCAGCTGACCGTGGACGACGTGGACCCGATGGGATCCGGCGCACTGGTCCAAGTGCTCGGCGGGCTGCACGACAGCCCGGCGGAACCGAGGGTCAGCTCACTCCCGCTCACGACCGACATCCGCCTCCTGCTGTGCTCGGACGGTCTGCACGGCTCGCTGCCCACCGACGTCCTGCGGAGTTCGGTGGTGGACCAGGACCCGTACGCGGCCGTCACCGCGTTGCACGAGGCGGCCCACCGCGCCGGAGCCCCGGACAACATCTCCTTGTGCCTGGTGCACATCACGCTGCCCACTCCCGCGGAGGACGACCGTGACTGA
- a CDS encoding protein kinase domain-containing protein, with the protein MQQGAPSVPRGATPTRQQGRREPTVQQGAGGPRPGDGSFPAELLGRFTPVRVSGEGTEGTVWRCTVVETGATVAVKVYNHGMPVDFELLRHLSDPAFRAHVPEIHDFGTVRTPGGRVDWVAMEHLDQTAADLIATKPSAGRAKDLIAAIAECLEFWQRVVDRNPLDFKPDNLMVRAGTELRVVLADFGGVVAFSASQQMGPNFTAARAYTPPEVLWEEKRSPWPWWSLGVIAHQLALDRLPTPATGHDELGRLVMRRWLAVGVLDPSEDVDERWRLLIRGLLTKDPHDRWGYGQVVEWLDGGTPPVVHDDRGVSDAPRRSPLTFGDGRVFHDPALLAVAMLDQPNPAARWLASPERQAFDDWLDKEGLKDRLDKNLLRGLANDPLAPHRLILAFGAVFAPKVRPRWRGHPIDAAGLVELLRTGTGSAVVRELAQVNGFGIAGAYACAHGTCRGGRCAMLDRLASRLHDTVADAERVIGGVVTSDGPVVLNSGERDRLHDLAVTLLLVPGSAIRLVPEAAAGPLGHANLTTFVGPDWFLSLCRRARGTNPDTSQGLALRAATGLLRERAHGETAEQRSLWLTRLKHGGKRVLGGIGLALLSFTGMVFLAWIGGLATEVDLVISGQPGEHATAAATALVTQRAMLPVAMVLAALSAVLGGPRRRWQVLAWATTAGCALVVADLPPFTAIGGPDVLEDAVIALAGIWGDAVWLGLVICAAATVVALVPVYRRTESGEPWVERSLVGTASPARRLAVFPLLAVALMAVSWASCVMRTQFFGQVGGVPVADVGVVAAWTQSQYALLAVVVAGLAAIAWPRTGWLLAVGVLGAGVLGAAVELVEPLAAVRRDTFVEPLAWFSGLWGPGAVWAALLVHLPLAVLCVRGAYRLARR; encoded by the coding sequence GTGCAGCAAGGCGCCCCGTCGGTACCGCGGGGCGCCACGCCGACCCGGCAGCAGGGACGGCGTGAACCGACTGTGCAGCAGGGGGCCGGTGGGCCTCGGCCGGGGGACGGCTCCTTCCCCGCGGAACTCCTCGGCCGGTTCACCCCGGTGCGGGTGTCGGGTGAGGGGACCGAGGGAACGGTGTGGCGGTGCACGGTGGTGGAGACCGGGGCCACCGTCGCGGTCAAGGTGTACAACCACGGAATGCCGGTGGACTTCGAACTCCTGCGGCACCTCAGCGATCCCGCGTTCCGGGCGCACGTTCCCGAGATCCACGACTTCGGCACCGTCCGCACGCCCGGCGGCCGCGTCGACTGGGTGGCGATGGAACACCTCGACCAGACCGCCGCTGATCTGATCGCCACCAAGCCGAGCGCGGGTAGGGCCAAGGACTTGATAGCGGCGATCGCGGAGTGCCTGGAATTCTGGCAGCGCGTGGTCGACCGCAACCCGCTGGACTTCAAGCCGGACAACCTCATGGTGCGCGCCGGCACCGAGCTGCGAGTGGTGCTGGCAGACTTCGGCGGGGTGGTGGCGTTTTCCGCCAGCCAGCAGATGGGACCCAACTTCACGGCGGCGCGCGCTTACACGCCACCCGAGGTCCTGTGGGAGGAGAAGCGGTCGCCGTGGCCGTGGTGGTCGCTCGGCGTGATCGCCCACCAACTCGCGCTCGATCGGCTTCCGACCCCGGCGACCGGACATGACGAGCTGGGTCGCCTGGTGATGCGGCGATGGCTCGCGGTGGGCGTGCTGGACCCCTCCGAGGACGTCGACGAGCGCTGGCGCCTGCTGATCCGAGGCCTGCTGACCAAGGATCCCCATGATCGCTGGGGCTACGGGCAGGTCGTCGAGTGGCTGGACGGCGGCACACCCCCGGTCGTCCACGACGACAGGGGCGTCTCCGACGCGCCCCGGCGCAGCCCTCTGACGTTCGGGGACGGTCGGGTCTTCCACGACCCGGCGCTGTTGGCCGTGGCCATGCTCGACCAGCCCAACCCAGCGGCACGCTGGCTCGCGAGCCCGGAACGGCAGGCGTTCGACGATTGGCTCGACAAGGAGGGCTTGAAGGACCGCCTTGACAAGAACTTGCTGCGCGGGCTGGCGAACGACCCGCTGGCGCCGCACCGGTTGATCCTGGCCTTCGGAGCGGTGTTCGCGCCGAAGGTCAGGCCGCGCTGGCGTGGTCACCCGATCGACGCCGCCGGACTGGTCGAGCTCCTGCGGACCGGAACCGGATCCGCTGTGGTGCGGGAACTGGCGCAGGTGAACGGTTTCGGCATCGCGGGCGCGTACGCGTGCGCGCACGGCACATGCCGCGGCGGACGGTGCGCGATGCTCGACCGGCTGGCCAGTCGTCTGCACGACACCGTCGCGGACGCGGAACGCGTCATCGGCGGGGTGGTCACCTCCGACGGTCCGGTGGTGCTCAACTCGGGCGAGCGGGACCGGCTGCACGACCTGGCGGTGACCCTCCTCCTGGTACCGGGATCCGCCATCCGGCTGGTGCCTGAAGCGGCCGCCGGTCCGTTGGGGCACGCGAACCTGACGACGTTCGTCGGCCCGGACTGGTTCCTGTCGCTGTGCCGTCGGGCGCGTGGGACGAATCCGGACACCAGCCAGGGCCTCGCCCTGCGTGCCGCCACGGGTCTGCTCCGGGAGCGGGCGCACGGCGAGACCGCGGAGCAGCGGAGCCTGTGGCTGACCCGTTTGAAGCACGGTGGCAAGCGCGTTCTGGGCGGCATCGGGCTGGCGTTGCTGTCGTTCACCGGCATGGTCTTCCTGGCCTGGATCGGAGGTCTCGCCACCGAGGTGGACCTGGTGATCTCCGGGCAGCCGGGTGAACACGCGACAGCGGCCGCGACAGCGCTCGTCACCCAGCGCGCGATGCTCCCGGTCGCGATGGTGCTCGCGGCGCTCAGCGCTGTGTTGGGCGGGCCGCGGCGACGGTGGCAGGTGCTGGCCTGGGCGACGACCGCGGGGTGCGCGCTGGTGGTGGCCGACCTGCCGCCGTTCACGGCGATCGGCGGACCGGACGTGCTGGAGGACGCGGTCATCGCGCTCGCGGGGATCTGGGGTGACGCGGTGTGGCTCGGGTTGGTGATCTGCGCCGCGGCAACGGTTGTCGCGCTCGTGCCGGTCTACCGGCGGACGGAGTCCGGTGAGCCGTGGGTCGAACGCTCACTGGTGGGGACCGCCTCCCCGGCGCGCAGGCTCGCCGTGTTCCCCCTGCTCGCCGTGGCGCTGATGGCGGTCTCCTGGGCTTCCTGCGTGATGAGGACGCAGTTCTTCGGTCAGGTGGGCGGGGTGCCGGTGGCGGATGTCGGCGTCGTGGCCGCGTGGACGCAGTCGCAGTACGCCCTGCTCGCCGTCGTCGTGGCCGGGCTCGCGGCGATCGCCTGGCCGCGCACCGGTTGGCTGCTGGCGGTTGGTGTTCTGGGTGCCGGGGTCCTCGGCGCGGCCGTCGAACTCGTCGAACCGCTTGCCGCTGTTCGGCGGGACACGTTCGTCGAGCCGCTCGCGTGGTTCTCGGGCCTGTGGGGTCCGGGCGCGGTCTGGGCCGCGTTGCTGGTCCACCTGCCGCTCGCGGTGCTGTGCGTGCGCGGCGCGTACCGACTGGCCCGGCGGTGA